In Clostridia bacterium, the DNA window GGAAGCGGATTCCCAGCCTACTAGCTGGTAAACCGGGCAGGAACTGCGGCAACAGCACACCGGCCACAGGTCAACGCTTCTCGCTCAAGGGAGGTAAAGAAACTTTGGTTTTCCTGGGTCACGCCCGTGCACCCCCTTTTACATACTTCTTGACCTCAGCCATTAAGCCCATGGCCACCGTAAAGCTGAGGGGATGAAGTAAGGCCGGCCAGGTATACAACTTGCCAGGGTTCATGATCCCCTGGGGATCAAGCTGCCTTTTTTGCGCCCGCTTTTCCTGAAGCTCCGAGCGGCCAAAGATGCGCCTCAGGTAGGGGGTGTTCCATAACCCTACTCCGTAAGGATGCCCGCCGTGGCGATAACCCACATCCTGAATCTTTTTTACTAGGCTAAGGCTTAAAATGTAGTCAAGGACCTTAGTCTCATCGGCAAAGAACAAGGTCATGATGGTTATCCTCTCTTGGCTAACCACATGGCCATAAGAGCAAAATAGCATTCGGTAACGGGCGGCCAGCCTCTTAATGTCAACAAGATATCCAGGCAGTTCGGATAGGGGCAGAAAAACTTCACCCCCCAGTTCCGAAGGCCCGCCGCGCTTGAGCCTTAGGGCCTTATACCTCTCTTGCCATTCCTTCTCGGCCACCAGCTCCGGTAACAAAGAAACCCCGGTTCTTCCTGCCATCAGGTCCCACATCAACTTCTCAGCCTGATCTAGTTCGGTTTCGTCCCCTTCATAATCCACCGCCAGCAAGTAGCCGGAGGTCACGCCCCCGGGAGCAATGTTCTGCCTGGCCATGGCTCGCAAGCAAGGATCATCGGTAAAATGTAGATTGTAGGGAACTATCTCAGCCCCAGCCAGTTGAGCCAACGCCCAAAGTATCTCCTCTAGCTCTGGCGCCCAAAGGAGGAAATGCTTCATGGGAGTTCGCTTGCGGATCTCCACCTCAACCTGGGTGACAATGCCCAAGGTACCTTCCGACCCCGCCAACCAGGCCAGGGGTGGGTCGCTGGCGGCGGTAAGCCTACGGATCTCGCCGCTGGGCAGGACTACCTCAGCGCTTTTTACCTGGGAAGCCAAGGGGCCGTATTTCAGGCTGCCAATGCCGTAGCCCATCATGCACAGCCAGCCGCCAACACTAGCAGCAGGAGCGCTGCTAGGAACGGATTTCGGGGCAAAGCCCCGGGCGCCTAGATAGCGCTCCAGTTCCCCCCAGGTAGTGGCTGCTTTGACTGTGACCGTCATCTGCTCAGCATCTAGGTCAACGACCCCCTTCAACATATTGAGGTCCAGTACAATGCCTCCCTTGACTGGCACCGAATCGAAGTAGACGGTTGAGGCTCCTGCCCGCGGGGTGACGGAGATTCCGGCAGAGCTGGCCAACTTCAATACTTGAGCTACCTCCTGGGCGCTAACTGGGCGCACCACCAGGTCCGGAGTAGTCTTGAAAAGCAAGTCCGCCAGCACTGCCGGCACCGGCGCTAAATCCCGGTTGTAGAGAAAGCGTTCAAATTGGGCATCGGTGGCCCGGGGACCAAAACTTTCCTTGATCTGCCGAAGGATCTCCTGCTTCACAGCCTTTCCACCTCTTCCCATGGGCGTCGGGATCGGTGCCCCTGGATTCACCCCCTACGCTCTACCGGGCGTGCTTGGCTATTTCCTCCCTGAGCCAAGGCTCCACTTGGTCACCGTGGAGCAGTTGGGACAGCCCTGCCTGCAAGTCCACCGGTTCCATTACCGCCACCCACCCCTGGCCATAGGGGTCGGCATTGAGCGGCTTGGGGTTGGCAGCCAAATCCTTGTTAGCTTCTACCACTTTGCCGTCCATAGGTACCTGGATTTTGCCGGCCCACTTGCCCGACTGCAAGGTAAACAAGGTTTTTCCGGCCTGCAAATCCTTGCCCACCCTAGGAACCCGAATAAAGGTAATCTCTCCCGCGCTCTGCTGCATGAAATCGGTAACCCCAATGCGAATCCGGTTACCCTCCACCTTTACCCAGGCATGGTCCCGGGTGTAATAGAGGTCATCAGGCATTTCATATTTATCGATCTTGGCCAACTTTGCTCCACCCCTCTTTTGGCCTCCCGAGGCCGAAACTCTATTCCTCAAAAGCCTCCAACGCCTTCAAGACGTTAACTGACAGGTAGGCCATGGATGGAGACCCGCCAAAAGATATGGCTACAGCCGCCGCCTCTAGGATCTCTTCGCGGGTAGCCCCCTCGGCCAAGGCTTGCTTGACATGAATGTTGATGCAGTACTCACACCTGGCGTAAAGGGCCACCGCCAGCCCGATCAGTTCTTTATACTTCCTCTCTAATTCGCCTTCCACATAAGCTGCTTGATCCATCTGTACAAAAGCTGCTGAAAGCTCCGGGCACTCCTCCTCGATTTGCGCCATTCCCTTCCCTAGTTCTGCCATCATTTCGTTAGGATCCCGCACCATTGTTGTCAACCTCCGCTCGTAGTAATCAACCGCTAGCTATCCATCTT includes these proteins:
- a CDS encoding FAD-binding oxidoreductase; the protein is MKQEILRQIKESFGPRATDAQFERFLYNRDLAPVPAVLADLLFKTTPDLVVRPVSAQEVAQVLKLASSAGISVTPRAGASTVYFDSVPVKGGIVLDLNMLKGVVDLDAEQMTVTVKAATTWGELERYLGARGFAPKSVPSSAPAASVGGWLCMMGYGIGSLKYGPLASQVKSAEVVLPSGEIRRLTAASDPPLAWLAGSEGTLGIVTQVEVEIRKRTPMKHFLLWAPELEEILWALAQLAGAEIVPYNLHFTDDPCLRAMARQNIAPGGVTSGYLLAVDYEGDETELDQAEKLMWDLMAGRTGVSLLPELVAEKEWQERYKALRLKRGGPSELGGEVFLPLSELPGYLVDIKRLAARYRMLFCSYGHVVSQERITIMTLFFADETKVLDYILSLSLVKKIQDVGYRHGGHPYGVGLWNTPYLRRIFGRSELQEKRAQKRQLDPQGIMNPGKLYTWPALLHPLSFTVAMGLMAEVKKYVKGGARA
- a CDS encoding glycine cleavage system protein H, with product MAKIDKYEMPDDLYYTRDHAWVKVEGNRIRIGVTDFMQQSAGEITFIRVPRVGKDLQAGKTLFTLQSGKWAGKIQVPMDGKVVEANKDLAANPKPLNADPYGQGWVAVMEPVDLQAGLSQLLHGDQVEPWLREEIAKHAR
- a CDS encoding carboxymuconolactone decarboxylase family protein produces the protein MVRDPNEMMAELGKGMAQIEEECPELSAAFVQMDQAAYVEGELERKYKELIGLAVALYARCEYCINIHVKQALAEGATREEILEAAAVAISFGGSPSMAYLSVNVLKALEAFEE